From the Pseudomonadales bacterium genome, the window GGCACATTAAGGTTACGGTTAAGTCCTTACGAATTTGCATGCCTTCTTCAACCAGGTTGAAGCCGTGCGCATAGTCTAGGCAAGCACCTTCTTTCATTAATGGCATCACAGCCGTCACAACCGACGTATGCTGCTTGTCTGGCGTAAGGTTCATGACGATATCAGCTGTTGGAATCAGTTCTTCGTAAGTGCCGACAGTGAAACCATTTTCAGAAGCATTTAAGAAAGACTGACGCTTCTCATCAATCGCGGCTTGGCGAAGTGCGTAAGATACGTCTAAGCCAGAGTCACGAAGGTTTAAACCTTGGTTAAGGCCTTGAGCGCCGCAACCAACAATCACGATTTTTTTGCCTTTGATGTAATCAACGCCATTAGCAAATTCTGATTTATCCATGAAGCGGCATTTGCCAAGCTCTTCGAGCTGAATGCGAAGTGGCAGTGAGTTAAAATAATTGGCCATAAAGTACTCCAAAACGTTTTATCGTCTAAAAATTTGCGGCAAGTGTAGTGCAAGATTTACATTGCGTAAATTGATATATTTTTAATAGAATATTGCACTTTAGTTAATACTGGGTGTGCGCATGGACATCAAGCAGTTAGATTTATTTTTAACAATGGCAAAGCAGCTTAGCTTCGCTAAGACCGCAAAAGCGTGTTTTATCACCACGGCGGCGGTAACGCGTTCGATTCAGCGCTTAGAGAAAGAAATGGGCGTGCAGCTGCTGGTGCGAGATAATCGCAATGTGCAGCTTACTGATGCAGGTCGACGTTTTCAGCGTTTCGCGGAACAAACCCTAATGCAATATCGCCAGTTGCAATATGACTTAGATGCACAATCCAAGGCTATCGGCGGCGAGCTAAGTGTTTTTAGCTCAGTCACGGCAAGTTACAGTGTAATGTCATTTTTGCTGCCAGAATTTAGGGCCAAGTACCCGGCCGTAGAGTTGAGCTTATTAACTGGTGATCAGGCGCAGGCTTTGGATTTAGTATTGCAGGGCGAGGTCAATATTGCGATTGCGGCAAAGCCTGAGCGATTGCCAAAAGGTATTGCGTTTAAAACCCTTAGCTTCAGTCCGCTGCATTTTATCATGCCAACGCAGGCTGGTCTTATTACTGAGCAGGTGGCAGCAATGCAGAACGATATGCCTGAAATTAACCCTGCGAAACTGCCGATGATTTTTCCCGATAGTGGCCTGACGCGGTCGCGATTAAACCGCTGGTTAGCGGCAAGCAAGCAGCAAGCTAATATTTATGCTACGGTATCCGGTCATGAGGCGATTGTTTCAATGGTGGCTTTAGGTTTGGGGGTAGGCTTAGTGCCAGAATTGGTCATACAGCACAGTCCGATGCGCGATCAAATTCAAATCATTGAGTCAGCGCCCACGCTGGAGCCGTTCCAGATAGGTATTTGTGCACTGGAGCAGCAACTTAAGCTACCGACATTGCAAGCATTCTGGGATAATGCGCAGCCTCAGTTACTGCAATAATCCATTCGCCTAAGGGTATTTATGAGTCAGTCTAGTGAAGAGTCGAAGTCGCAAGCGCAGCAAGCTTCAGAGCATAGCGCTTCTGAAGAACAGCTTGAGGCGTCAATTATTAATCAGCTTGATGATATTTTGCC encodes:
- a CDS encoding ketol-acid reductoisomerase (catalyzes the formation of (R)-2,3-dihydroxy-3-methylbutanoate from (S)-2-hydroxy-2-methyl-3-oxobutanoate in valine and isoleucine biosynthesis) produces the protein MANYFNSLPLRIQLEELGKCRFMDKSEFANGVDYIKGKKIVIVGCGAQGLNQGLNLRDSGLDVSYALRQAAIDEKRQSFLNASENGFTVGTYEELIPTADIVMNLTPDKQHTSVVTAVMPLMKEGACLDYAHGFNLVEEGMQIRKDLTVTLMCPKCPGSEVRAEYVRGFGVPTLIAVHRENDPNGDGMKIAKALAAGTGGH
- the ilvY gene encoding HTH-type transcriptional activator IlvY; this translates as MDIKQLDLFLTMAKQLSFAKTAKACFITTAAVTRSIQRLEKEMGVQLLVRDNRNVQLTDAGRRFQRFAEQTLMQYRQLQYDLDAQSKAIGGELSVFSSVTASYSVMSFLLPEFRAKYPAVELSLLTGDQAQALDLVLQGEVNIAIAAKPERLPKGIAFKTLSFSPLHFIMPTQAGLITEQVAAMQNDMPEINPAKLPMIFPDSGLTRSRLNRWLAASKQQANIYATVSGHEAIVSMVALGLGVGLVPELVIQHSPMRDQIQIIESAPTLEPFQIGICALEQQLKLPTLQAFWDNAQPQLLQ